The following are from one region of the Candidatus Tectomicrobia bacterium genome:
- a CDS encoding glucose 1-dehydrogenase: MRLFDLSGRTAVVTGGTAGIGLAIARALAEAGARVVVSGRGEARGREAASSIPGGEFRACDVTDPASVSSLVEGVVKGHGGLHAMVAGAGLFFVKPALDFEPGEVDALMAVHVRGGFLCAQAAARAMIPRGGGKILFISSILAERAVPNQAPYVAAKGAVAAMARALAVEWAPHNIQVNALGPQLTRTGMTEGLFKDPRKMAGVLARTPAGRAGEPEDVAGAAVFLCSPASDYLTGQHIVVDGGRSAGG; the protein is encoded by the coding sequence ATGCGCCTGTTCGATCTGAGCGGCCGGACGGCCGTCGTCACGGGGGGGACGGCGGGCATCGGCCTGGCCATCGCCCGCGCGCTGGCGGAGGCGGGGGCGAGGGTGGTGGTCTCGGGCCGCGGCGAGGCGCGGGGGCGGGAGGCCGCATCGTCGATCCCGGGCGGGGAGTTCCGCGCCTGCGACGTGACGGACCCGGCCTCGGTCTCCTCCCTGGTGGAGGGGGTCGTGAAGGGCCACGGCGGCCTCCACGCCATGGTGGCGGGCGCGGGCCTCTTCTTCGTGAAGCCCGCGCTGGACTTCGAGCCCGGGGAGGTGGACGCTCTCATGGCCGTGCACGTGCGGGGCGGCTTCCTCTGCGCCCAGGCGGCGGCGCGGGCCATGATCCCGCGCGGGGGCGGGAAGATCCTCTTCATCTCCTCCATCCTGGCCGAGCGTGCGGTGCCCAACCAGGCGCCCTATGTCGCGGCCAAGGGGGCGGTGGCCGCCATGGCGCGGGCGCTCGCGGTGGAATGGGCGCCCCACAACATCCAGGTGAACGCGCTCGGGCCCCAGCTCACCCGCACCGGGATGACGGAGGGGCTCTTCAAGGACCCCCGGAAGATGGCCGGGGTGCTGGCGCGGACCCCCGCCGGGCGGGCCGGGGAGCCCGAGGACGTGGCCGGGGCGGCGGTCTTCTTATGCTCGCCGGCCTCCGACTACCTCACCGGACAGCACATCGTGGTGGACGGGGGCCGCAGCGCGGGGGGATGA
- a CDS encoding VOC family protein, whose product MIENIHHACICVRDMERSLALYQGVLGMEKVQDTYFEGPMIDRLLELQGARFRIVHLKVGGDILELMQFERPAGEDKARGHRVNDRGLTHFCFTVKDTEEVFRRLKAEGLAFTCDPVTTPTGRKVAYFRDPDGILVEILQEAGR is encoded by the coding sequence GTGATCGAGAACATCCACCACGCCTGTATCTGCGTCCGGGACATGGAGCGCTCCCTGGCCCTCTACCAGGGGGTGCTGGGCATGGAGAAGGTGCAGGACACGTATTTTGAAGGCCCGATGATCGACCGGCTCCTCGAGCTCCAGGGGGCGCGCTTCCGCATCGTCCACCTGAAGGTCGGGGGGGACATCCTGGAACTGATGCAGTTCGAGCGCCCGGCCGGGGAGGACAAGGCCCGGGGCCACAGGGTGAACGACCGGGGCCTCACCCACTTCTGCTTCACGGTGAAGGACACGGAGGAGGTCTTCCGCCGGCTCAAGGCGGAGGGCCTCGCCTTCACCTGCGACCCGGTGACCACCCCCACCGGGCGCAAGGTGGCCTACTTCCGCGACCCGGACGGCATCCTCGTCGAGATCCTCCAGGAGGCGGGGAGGTAG